From Marinitoga hydrogenitolerans DSM 16785:
AACATACAAAGATGGTGCAAGGGTAAGCTTTGATAAAAATCATCCATGGGACTATTTTATAAAAATTGCAGGATGGCCAAGTTATGGTCAATTACTAGCTACATCTGATGGTCAAGAACTTCCTGAAGGAGTTCAAGTAGAAGCTGATCCTGGAGAAAAAATAATTACTGTAATTGTAATGAAAAAATTCATTGAATTAGAAAATAACAAAATATATGCTTATTTCATGGTAGGTTCTCAAGATGGTTACGGTGCAGATCATTATAGAGCTGTTACTCCAAAAGAAACACAATGGACACTTGGTGGATATCCATCAGATGCTGGTGATTTCGGACCTTATGTTCTTGACATTATAGTTCCAGAAGGATATGATCAATATTCTATATTATCTGGATACGATGCCTCAAAAGAAAAATATGCTACGTTGATCCCTGTTGAAATTGACTTTTAAAAACATCCCGGTTAAAAACCGGGATGTTTTTTTATAGAATCTAAATTTTACTTTTATCAATTATTAGTAACAAGTGCTATAAAAAATAGTAAATAATATATTTATTTACGTACTAATAGCTTGTTTATTTAATATATAAAATTTTTGTAATACTTTCGAACAATTTGAACTTAGCAAAAAAATTTACGTCAAAAATATCGGAAGTTGAAAAAAAGAAATTTATAAAAAGGAGGGGATATCATGAGCGAAATCAAAAGATATGAAAAAGGAAATTTCTTCGAACCATTTGAAACATTAAGAAGAGAAATTGAAAGATTATTTGATGATTTTGGAACTCTTGGTATCTTCGAAAATTCAAAAACTTTTACAATGCCAAATTTAGATATTTACGAAACTGAAAAAGATATTGTAATTGAAGCAGATGTTCCAGGATATGACAAAAAAGATATAAATATCCGCTTAGATGATGATATTTTAACAATTTCTGCAGAAAAGAAAAATGATAAAGAAGAAAAAGGAAGAAATTATATCAAACGCGAAAGATTCTTTGGGAAATTTGAAAGATCTATTAGATTACCTGATTACATTGATTTTGAAAAAATTAAAGCTAAATTCAAAGATGGTGTTCTAAAAATCGAAATTCCAAAATCATTAGAAAAAGCTAAAAAATTTAAGAAAATTAATATCGAATAAAAAAACTCAAAAAAGCCTTTCACAACTTTACGTTGTGAAAGGCTTTTTTATATTGACATCAATTCTTTACATTTAAACTTGACAAAAACTATCTAATTTGATAGAATATATATGACAATTTTTGTTCGATTTTGTTGTGCATTTTTTAACAAGGAGGGTTTCTATGAATAAAAAAAATTTGTATGACAATGTCTTAGAGATAGTTGGAAATACACCTGCTCTGCGATTAAAAAAAGTAGAATCCTATTTTAACTTAGATAATGAAGTATATGCAAAAATAGAATATATGAATCCTGGTGGAAGCATAAAAGATAGGATGGGTATTTATTTATTGAAAATGGCCGAAAAAAATCAACTTATAAATAAAGATACAATAATTGTAGAACCAACTTCTGGTAACACAGGTGTGGGGCTTGCTTTGTATAGCACAATAAACGGAAACAAATTAATATTCACTATGCCATCTAAAATAAGCAAAGAAAAAGAATTACTTTTAAAGGCTTATGGTGCTTTTGTTGTAAGAACTCCCACTAATGTAAAACCAGATGCTCCAAATTCATACTATAGTGTTTCAAAAATAATTGCAAAATTAATATGGAAAAAGAATAAAAAACTAACTATTACCGAAATCGAGGAAATTGTAATATATGTTCAAAATCTAGTTGACACAAATAACTTAGAAAAATTAAACAATATTTTAAAAGAAGATATAAAAGAGAATTTACTTGCGTATATACCTAATCAATATTTTAACAAATATAACCCTGAATCTCATTATAGATTAACTGCTCAGGAAATTTGGTCTCAATTTGATGGCAATTTAGATTAT
This genomic window contains:
- a CDS encoding Hsp20/alpha crystallin family protein, whose translation is MSEIKRYEKGNFFEPFETLRREIERLFDDFGTLGIFENSKTFTMPNLDIYETEKDIVIEADVPGYDKKDINIRLDDDILTISAEKKNDKEEKGRNYIKRERFFGKFERSIRLPDYIDFEKIKAKFKDGVLKIEIPKSLEKAKKFKKINIE
- a CDS encoding PLP-dependent cysteine synthase family protein, with the translated sequence MNKKNLYDNVLEIVGNTPALRLKKVESYFNLDNEVYAKIEYMNPGGSIKDRMGIYLLKMAEKNQLINKDTIIVEPTSGNTGVGLALYSTINGNKLIFTMPSKISKEKELLLKAYGAFVVRTPTNVKPDAPNSYYSVSKIIAKLIWKKNKKLTITEIEEIVIYVQNLVDTNNLEKLNNILKEDIKENLLAYIPNQYFNKYNPESHYRLTAQEIWSQFDGNLDYIFAGIGTGGTITGISKFFKERKEIKVIGVDPIGSIYYLIKNGMKLEKAIEKAHTYKVEGIGEDILPETINLNLIDDISVVNDQESFSMTRFLAKKEGILVGGSSGAALIGAIKYIKKNNIKRKKILVIFPDSGRGYLNKIFNNQWLIENNFEVDDEKILEVLK